In the Silene latifolia isolate original U9 population chromosome 1, ASM4854445v1, whole genome shotgun sequence genome, tgttgggaaatgagaaataaattttcgaattcaggttaataatcaataaagtgttgtgctagtcgtgagcatgaaaataattacGAGTCAATGATAattacctaggtggatgttgaatgacgtgcTGATAGTACTAGTgtgactaagtaatatgcggttgTGTGATCCCAAACCATGATAGGATAATaatgtgatagtaataagaaacgCTATTGAATTGTCtgtttttagtcatagcaatcgtaatgtagatgtaatgagtagatcgagacgcgaagggattctatggggtatatgtttacgtaagtacagtgtgagatctaAGTTGGTATGAGTTAGTAACAATAGTGTGGTTGAAAGAGTTGGAACATAGTAAATGAAAAACTTAGTGATGAAACTTGTTTTggttgatgttactctttaattgaccttactaccatttcttttctgtttatcgcctattgatgaaaattttatgaaagGTAGCCTCGTCAGTTAGCGTTCATTTAGCGTTGGTTTCATACTTATAAGATATACAGACTAGGAGTAATAATTATTTTAGTgaactgtggttaggaagttctgtGCAGTGAtattttgaccaacgattttgttaAAACCCTCATTTAAATGGTATTAATAATTCTcgcctaattccaactccatcgatcgtaAAATTCATATATgtgttcaaattgataagccatgaaaaatcttgatgtctcaatattaaataataagttttgcaaactgatcCAAGATTTGGACTAATAGCTGTCACATGGTATTCTTGTGCTTTGAACCTAATTCTTTTCCCTGTGattttaactctccgtgttttgtaaaagtaatacgaatcaagttttaatcgaacggttatttattcgtgatctttgaaagttacaacgtgaatcaagaCTTTTAAAACatgtgttctaggttgagtctTCATGCAGTGTGTGAATAATTCCCGAGCTTTAATAATGTGAACTTATAATGTCCTTGTATGATGATAGTAGCAGTCATGTTCAGTAGTTACGTATCTCAACCAGTGATAAAAATTGAAGTGTAGTTGATAAATTGTTAGCGTGATGGTACGAGtaaaattgaataaattaatttgaTTCGTAATCGAGGAtggaatattttatacgagtccagttgttacaTGTTTTATATATGTTGGgtatgttgtaatatctctggtgtgttcaacAAAATTGCATAGTGGTCgaatatataaatataagctacaGTGTCATATCGTAGTAAAGTCAATGGCGTTAAAAGTCAATTTGATCGtcctaatatactcgcatgaatatgataataattatgtttaaatgtttacacatggatggtagtaacgAGTATGTCTAAAATGTTCACAAACGTAGGATGCATCTGAGTCCTAATGTCGTTCATATGAGtcggtgtgcctatagttatacttataacTTTCATTTCATTAAACTATTTCAGTGGACCTAAACCTAGGACATGAtaaataaacagtgttgttaattCTTAGGGGATATGTTCATCATTATATCGTCATAAAATACTAATGGGATTCTTGCAAATGTAGGAGCATGATATAAAAGAAACTGATTGATATAATGCGACAGTTGGCATATCTGTATTCTCGAGTCATTACcatcaattatattttaataaagattgtttatgataaccaTGTTGGCaatattataatgggataaccctttgatgattcacctGATATACGTTGGTTTAAAGGATAGTCGTTAAGGTACGTCTAattgagccgtgaatataactgagtaaagaagcacaactaaaaccctgatgttgaggtaatagtcgttcattaataaagataggactgaaatgaataagatgaacctgtaattTACAATATAGGAGTCGACACCTCAACTTGTTTTGTTTAAAGGAATTGTAttaaattaagtttatctgattttgagtttcgtagtaagctatAAATGAGTTCTATGATGGCCCtgttataagaatatgttaagaaAATTAGTCACCATCCTGTATGAAGGTAAGAGTTTAGAAAAATGAAGTTAGATTTTgccgtgtgagtataaattcggaatgagatttccagccaatGTCTGTTTGTAAGTGTCCATGAtaattgctagtctggaggaatgaaactagaacggagtcacaagtagTGGGATAATTTAGTCATGTGGTTTGTTCATGTAGCGAGTTAGTGGGTTGTGGCTAGTTAcaaatgtcaaaacgggaaaggTAACGTGATGATTTAAGggagttgtgtgttaacatggtaagTTGATATTAGCATAACATATAATGAATATTGTAAAATTtgtgtagttaaatacatctaATTTgttatgtcatggtgttgggtacagtcaaatatatttaaaaccaagaacgaaattttatgaaTGATAGTCTGGCATGTTAACCTTCCAATATTGTTGTTTACTCACTTGTGTGTGACCCGACCAATAAGttataaaatttgccaatcaatggcATTCGTCATTTATGAATAAGTGCCAAACCTTTGCGATGAGGATTGAAAATATTTTGGGACgataagtactgcgaaactggttgtcttcatttgtTATCGGTGATTCTGTGCATTGACCTGAACTTGTACAATTAAGCAAAGGAAAGTCAgattggacctattaggttataatTTTTACATAAATCGAGTTATCAAAGTGTTGACCATAATTCTTTTCGCATGTTGATGGATTCCCCGGGGTTTCTAAAGTAGGAGATTACAATGATTGATGAGataaataattactaatgattttaatgGTAACGGTAGCTTCCTCGAAAGAGTTGGTATATTGGTTGTCTTGggtaaggattagttaacttgaacgtgagttgtgaatcttttattcACTTGCAGTCGATAACAGTAgcttgagaacttttgttataataatgaaggttacggggacgtaaccatgcttttagttgggtaggattgtaaaatcttgatgcttaatttgcacttgtttgtagattatagttgaccaagttaatgtttagttgtggggtacctatgcaaatgagttctacaTGCTTTGTTCCTACTtcggttagttggttgatgtgaaaaaggagagtgtgattaaactactggtattgagttaggagttgtggggcctttgagccgagttatgtttacggtccagtgcgaccatggttgaTGAGTTATGTTGAATTTGAGATCGGAATTGAGATGGAAGATGACagtgttctcagatgattatttagttgttatacaattGTGTTCTCAAgtagttattaattttaattaattggTTAAGtaatgatgagttaaacttcgggacgaagtttatttttaggagggcagaatgtaacattccgtatttgttacgtttatttgatgtgtcaaaagtgtgtgttaaccgtgttagaaatgcgtgacgtctgTATGGACGATATACAATACTTTCTGAggtttgagtatgggagcgaacttcgggacgaagttcattttaaggggggaagactgtaataccccgtatttttatataataaaattaattaaacggatattattttatattaattattatacatttatattactagttatgtcgggttaattgttagtcgagaattatgttaagttatcgagctaagttaattaagacgggtttataatgATTCGAAAGGTAAACTAAATAATTAAACATCGGACCCAAAATAATTAAGGGGACCGTGTCTTTGGGGAATGTAAAGCATGCTTGATTAATTTAATGAAACCTAGACTACCCATACCCCAATCCCACGCCTACACCATAAACAATGCAACCCATACTCCCTTGCCTCTCTTTTTCCTTATTAAACCCGACAACCCTCCCCATTTTCGACCATGGTATACACCCCATCTGCACAAAACGAGAGAGAGGAAGAGAGCATGAGTATTGGTGGTGCAGCAAGGAGGACCTTAGGGTGTTTGTCGACCTGCGTAGGTGGCCCTAGGTGGCGGTAGTGGCGGCAGAAAGGTAAGTATCCAAACCTTCTCCTCTGTTTTGTTTATATGTCGAGTTATTGGTCATGGTTTCATGTCTTATAAAAGTGTTAATGGTGATTGGTGTCGGGGTGGGGGAAATGTGTGGTGTGAGGCAAGTattttggtggttgttggggtagTTGTAGGTGGTTAGGGTGGCGGTAATAGGCTGCATTGACAGGGTAGTAGAAACGGGTTTTAAACTTGGTTTTCAGGCGAGTTCCTAATTGGTCAGGTTTGGGTGGTGTTTGTATCGACCAAAGGGAGGTCGACGGGGTGGTGTGGGGGTGTCAGTGTTCGTGGGTTGGCGGTGAGCAGGGTCGTGGTTGTTGGACATGAGTTAGAGGATAGCTGCGGTGGTAGTAGGTGGAGAATCAGGGGTGGTTGGTGAGTCACGGCAGTGAACCAGGCCATTTGGCGGcactggtttgactcgccggagGGAGTCGACCAGGTGGGGCCTGGTGGTTAGTGATAGGGACGAAGTGGGTGTGGGGactggtggttgtcgcggtggtgagGTGGCTGCGGTGGTGTATGTGCGTGGGTGAAGGGGGGGCGTGTGAATatcgagttgttttattatttcgaagcgggtttttcatatttaaaTCGTTACAATTCGTAACGAGTCGtatacttaattaattaatttattttccgagtattctaaattaattaattacttcccgagtacattaaaataagtgaagacgggtttaagtcgggttgtttAAGTTGATTGTTCAATTCGGGTTCCTTAAATCATTTAATTCGttaaattagttatttaatttaattcccgaataTTTAAATCATTAAAGACATATTTTGAGTCGGGAATATTTGAGTTGTTCGATGTTGGATTCGGGTTTCTTAAAATCGTATAAGCCGTTTAAATTATCGGGTTGGTTTAAGttccgagttaattaaaataaaataataatttaattACTAGAAACGAGATTTTGAGACGGGCGTGTTAAAATAAAAAGGTTACTATATCGGGAATGTTCCactttaagagattataccttactaactttctattttgggaaagtggggtcaaatactaatcgagTTATTTTAATTATCAGTCGGacataagttggtgtcgggattatATTTCGGGAAGACTTCTAATTGAGAGATCtccatatttagtagttagtaattatagatattataattgttttaggtggcggattcgtgaaggatcgataatcaattcattgctttatttactCGACTCGCTAATTGGATTTGtttggcacttgaggtagggaaatacacttgtcctattatcgttgttgttgaattgtgttggttggattcgtggttgatttacgttatcatttacaTTCGGAAAGGTCATTGACCGAATTGATCATATTGAGTATGATATTACAATATCGGataactggcatgattttatgattcatcaTTTAATTGATTTATATAACGTATTGCATCAATTTCTtgtgagcattcatatgcattggagttggaggatgttcTGTGATATGGAAcagagattattcagggtctgtgatattcaGGGACTGTGATATTCAGGGACTGTGATATTCAGGGACTGtgatattcagggtctgtgatattcagggtctgtgacatggtgtggaagttattgatatggtgtggaagttattgatatggtgtggaagtaTTGTTATGATGTGGGAGTTATTCAGGGCCTGTGATACGGAGGGGCGGAGTATGTGACGAATTGGAAATGGAGTTATGTATTTTGTTGTCGTACGTattttgttttccctactcaacctcgtggttgaccctgtgtattcgtgaacacctgtgatgatccgttttatggggagcagtcttgacaggtttaagagataggacgggagctggatgggcgtgagacattggatcagacgacttagtggctagatcatcatttagaagactttcacttttattttgtcagttcttgtaatcgagttgaaaagaggtttgtaataattaagttaaaatattatataattgccttggagtttaatttgttattcactacctcgggaaaccgagatggtaacagtccgttttattagagaatgtcttgacgaggacttcttttataaaccggggtgttacactatTGCCCTAATTATAAGTCTAATAATAGTAAGTATTTTTACCCCGAATACTATGGAGTGCGGAGTATATTctcttttaatttgttatttaaatatgAAAGACGCAATACCAGCCATCAACATACATAGTGTGAAGTAAGGCTCTTTATTGTACGTAGATTAGATAGGTGGTTGTGATATGGAAAATGAAAGGGCGTCATCGGGTGACATCTAAAATGGGAGTCACTCTCTCACATGAGGTGAGTGGGAACCCCATCAATTAAAAATGGTTGTGAGAGGGTGGCACTCAATTTGGGCGTCACCCGACGACGCCCTATCACTATCCTCAGGGGCGAAGCCAGGAATTTTTATTTGGGGTAGCGAATAtcttaaagttatactatttgaaaattaaaaatCGTAAAAATGTTACATCCTACTATGCAACATATAAAGGCTTGGAGGTTTCGTTGTATAGTTCAACTTATCATTATATTATTttgtaaaaataatttttatttttgcaTTGTAACTTACAATAAATTGAACATTTTTTTAATGTAATGGGATAAACATTTTCATAGAATCAACAACTTATCTTTATTCTTATTTTTCGACATTCTTTTGGTTCGGGCTTTACACCGTCATTGAAAGAAAATTTAATCATTTTAGGGCAAAAATAAATTCTTAATACCCTAAAATAATGAATGTTGACAATTTGAAAATTAGcaaaaaataacaataaattaattaaataaccaAAACTAAATCAGGTGTATTAAATAATTTAATAAGGAAGTTTATTGATTTGTTGTAGATTCTCGTTCCAATCACAGAAACCTTTAATGAGGTCATTGAAAAagtcaaaaataacaaaaaaaattgagGACAGTGGGATTCGAACCTTAGTTGTGTTGCATCAAAAACTACTATTTATACCAAGCTACTACTGAAGCACATCTACTTTGTTGTTTAACTTATACACCTCATTATAATTATTCTTTCCTTAATCACATTTGGGGTAGCTAAAACACGACttatttattgattttttttaacTTGGGGTAGCGGCCGCTACCCTTTGCTACCTACTAGCTTCGCCCCTGACTATCCTTGTGATATTAGTATATACTACTCCGTATATGTTCAGAATTTGGTTTAACACGTATAAATATCACATGTGAGCATACTATGTTGATAGAAGGCGAGAGATTTTATCACTTTATTATTACTCCCTCTATCCCGGTTATTAAGGAGTTACTCATTCTATGTCATCAACTGAGGAGTTACTCATTCTATGTCATCAATTGATTCAACTGATTTTAGAGTACAATGTCCTTAGGCTTATGAAGTGTGTTTTATTAGTATTATGTCTTTGTTTGGGAGCGGTTCAGACCCATTTTCATAGTTTTACTATAAATTCATggttagtgagtagtctcttagtcTAGGGTTTAATTAAAACCTAATGTACCAACTATGAATTGATCTCAGTTAATTTCCCAAGTTGTTATTTCACATGCATCTACGTTTAATTAGGGCTTCTTAATTCTTATTAGGACTATTCTCTACTGACAGCCTGTTCTAAGATACGAATTGATTACTTCCGACATATAtgattgtaattaattaatactcGCTCCCGGCCTCAGTCACTATGTTCGATTATATGCTAGCGGAGATGTATGTTAAACTCTAGGCCGGCTTTGTATCTGTCATGAATTCGCGCGTAGCTCAGCTACCGCATACTATTATGATTGAGTCATGACTCATAAGTGTAaataaagagataaaataagaaacaaGTCTCATTACCAAACCCAATTACAAGGACGCAGCTTAACGTAAGGTGCATTACAGAAAGACAAACATACAGAAAAGCTAGGGTTTAAGTAGATAACTAGATATGCATGCAAGGCCGATGGCAAGGCACAGTAGTACGTACCGCCATGCATGCATGCTTTAGAAGATTGCATGACACGCATTATTATTTAGGTTGAAAACAAAAGTACGTAATTAAGTAGCTTGTAATCCTCCATTCATATGATTAAGAATGGACATTAATTTGTATGTTAATCAAGGGCAAGTGAAGTTGGGGATGTTACAGGCATTGATAAGAACAGCGAGCTCTTTGTTAAGATCAGCGGTGCTAAGTAAACCGCCAAGAAGGCCACCGAGGCCAAGAAGGCCACCAAGGGTGGAACCAAGAAGGGAACCAACGAGACCGGTGCAGATGCAGACTTGTGCATTAGCAGCCACAAGCCCACTGATAAGGGAACAACAAGGAGTTCCGGCTTGGTAACCCAAAGTTACACCCACCAACGGTATTTGTACACAGATGTCGAGTGTTGGGCACGGTGTTGTTGTTCCTGGTATATATGTTGCATTTGCTGTCACAAATGCAAACATGGCTAGGTTTACTAGCATCATTGCTGCTACTGCCTTGGTGTTGGACCCCATTTTTCGTATcgaaattaaaatggattaatattaataattttgTGTGGTTATTGTTTTTGTTGCTTGGAATTGGATTTGGATTTGATGATGAACTCTTCTTCTTCTACTACTCCTTTTATAGGCTTCATCAAGGTTAATTTCGTCATTTCACTCGATTCCTATTTAATCACCACCTTAATACTTAATTACCACTTTCATTATCATATTCATATGTACTTAATAAACCCTAATTCATGCCACCATTGACATTGTTTTGTGCATTATTATTGATCCTATACTTACGCAGCTGTATTCATGCGTCGGCCGCGCGCAGTGCAAGTGAACGAACTCATATATATAATTTATTACGAGTACTTAAGATGTACGAATTGAACCCCTTTGCTTCTTTTTGCCCTCTTATATGCCTTTGATTTTTTAAAGAAGGTTCCCTTAGAACTACGGAATACTCCATATAGATAGTCAAGttggtacttttttttttttttttttttttttttttttttttttttgtggaaagACGGAACTTAATTTGAACCCCTGACTCAAAGAACTATATGTGCTCAAATTCGACTTGTGAGATTTTAGGGGGATTTCAGGATTTGAACCCCTGACTCGACTTACTATTGAatatggatcctctccattttttttttcattttctttcaatAGAACAAATTTATATCAATATTACTTTTCAGCCTCATCAAGCAACTGACCGTTAGATTTATGTTACGGAATAAAATCTGACCATTAAAATGAAATGGAGTTGATCGAAATTGTCCTAGAGATCTCTTCGGCTTTAATTTTTATGAGTTAAGATCGCGTCTTATGGTTTCCATACATGTCATAACAGTCCTCTAACATCCAATATACAGAGTTAAAAATATGACATCCACCCGGTGATATTAACTTTTGATACCAATTTAACACAATGACAtttgattattttgataatatatgATTATGCTACTCATATTAAATTATTTTATGTGAGTATGGTGGTACGTACCGAACTCAGCATCAGGCCGCTTGCACGCTGGTATTGAAGCATTTCTCATTTGTCACTGTTAAGTTCATTGTACAAGTGTTGGTTCTTTGTATGTACTAGTATTAATATTGTAGTTTATATAGAACATATCAAAGTATCGTATTCTAGAATCGGGGTCTTTTGCCAAAAATGATTTTCAAGATAACAATTGTACAAAATTATTTCTCAAACTAATCATTATTActcaaattttttttgtttcaaatcattattactcaattaatcatcaaaaaattcaataaaaatatTTCCTCTAAATTGTCTTCATTTCACTTAGCTTCATGCCTTCCTTTTCTTGTACTACACAATTGCAaataataggaataattataatagttgggcttcaaccatcaccttaaggttttggttgagttggttcatctatcagcAAAAACTTCTAATTTCAGCTTATGTAATTAGCTACTAAAAGAACTTTAAATTAGTAGATACAAGATTCCTAAAAAACTTGAtggataaattaaattaaaaaaaaaaaaaactctcttgTAAGATGGTTAACAAATCATATTGACATAATAGTTCTTTGAGTGAAAGATCTGACAATTTGAGTTagttgttgtgcggaagcgtgaatatcccgtgttgggtctctgctgcatctgtctccactgtccataatagtacgatattgtctgctttgggccaagtcctcacggatttactcttgggctccttcccaaaaggcctcgtactattatatttagtagatacttatagagatgatcttccatcttta is a window encoding:
- the LOC141616398 gene encoding putative lipid-binding protein AIR1; protein product: MGSNTKAVAAMMLVNLAMFAFVTANATYIPGTTTPCPTLDICVQIPLVGVTLGYQAGTPCCSLISGLVAANAQVCICTGLVGSLLGSTLGGLLGLGGLLGGLLSTADLNKELAVLINACNIPNFTCP